In Plasmodium gaboni strain SY75 chromosome 8, whole genome shotgun sequence, the sequence taatttattatatatgtagaaCGAATTTTTGctcttttatttatttttccaaaaaaaaaaaaaaaaaaaaaaaaaaaaatatacatataaattatatatatatatatatatatatataatattcatatataaaataattttaatacCCAACTTGTTAAAATTTCTTTAtactatattatattatataaaatttttttttttttttcgttgatatgaataaataaataaataaaaatattatatatataatatacttACCATTATgtgataattatatttttatttttccgtattgttttttaattaaaaaatttgtactttttatataataaaaaaaaaaatttgttttaaaatataatatatatatatatatatatatatatgtatatataatttgatCACGCCTTAAgcatttaaaaaaaaaatatatatatgtacatattatatatattttttaatataattatgtatacattcattttataagatattattaaatttatttatttattgatttatttatgatatattttttgataacatgagttataataacaattaTGTAGATTACAATATTCACGGTCGACGAAAAATTAACAATGCAAATAATAAGGAGGAAGAAAATTCTTGGAGTAATATGAGTTACAACAAAGGTAACCATATGAATAGTAATGTAATGAAAAGAGGGGGACATATGgatataacaaataataaaaattttatggatataaatattaatgatatgaataatatgaatagtatgaataatatgaatagtATGAATAATGTGAATAGTATGAATAAtgtgaataatatgaataatgtgaataatatgaataatgtGAACAATttcaataatttttatagtGGAAGCACTCCTCATATTAGTAATAGAGAAAATGAGGAGTCAGctcatttattaaataaaaagaatttaCAGTTAGATAATACTTATGTTAATAATTTGATTAATCCAAATGATAACGTTAGTCATCCTTTCGCAAATAGcataaacaaaaatatgTCTTCATCAAATTATGTGTCAGCTCATCCAATTATAGGCAGAAATAAAACAAAGGATATTTCAAATAGtagttataataatagaaataatacaagtacaataaataataataatagcaataatagtaatatttttaataataatgataatagaaaattttcatatatcAATAATTCAAACACAACAATGATGAAACAATCCagtataatattaaataataatagtaataataataataataataatgcTACAAATAATTTAGTTAATACCACTTttaatgtaaataataaagttTCTAGTCATAGcaatttattatataataataaaaatttttcaaataataataacaatgattattttcaaaataataataaccCCATTAGTAACTCCAACGTGGGGATACAACAAAATTATTCTAACcaatttttaaaaaataacgATTCAAAGGAAGGAAGAAATGTAATTGTATCTGATAATCTTTCTTTTGTTAATAATGTTAAAACTGATAatgatttaaataataagaatatatttaataattataaacaaaattataatgatcAAAATTTcgaacaaaataatatgaacatatcaggtaataataacaacaaatttaataataatatgaacagTTCAGGTGATAGTAGTTTTGTTGGAAGTGTAGTAAGTGGTGTTATAGGATCGACTGCATCAAgtttttttcaaaataaattcttaaataataaagagAATAATACAAGTAGTGATAAAGGTATtgttcataatatatttgaaagATTAACAAATGATAAAGAAT encodes:
- a CDS encoding C-13 antigen; the encoded protein is MSYNNNYVDYNIHGRRKINNANNKEEENSWSNMSYNKGNHMNSNVMKRGGHMDITNNKNFMDININDMNNMNSMNNMNSMNNVNSMNNVNNMNNVNNMNNVNNFNNFYSGSTPHISNRENEESAHLLNKKNLQLDNTYVNNLINPNDNVSHPFANSINKNMSSSNYVSAHPIIGRNKTKDISNSSYNNRNNTSTINNNNSNNSNIFNNNDNRKFSYINNSNTTMMKQSSIILNNNSNNNNNNNATNNLVNTTFNVNNKVSSHSNLLYNNKNFSNNNNNDYFQNNNNPISNSNVGIQQNYSNQFLKNNDSKEGRNVIVSDNLSFVNNVKTDNDLNNKNIFNNYKQNYNDQNFEQNNMNISGNNNNKFNNNMNSSGDSSFVGSVVSGVIGSTASSFFQNKFLNNKENNTSSDKGIVHNIFERLTNDKESKNEINNLVQQKVANMVMNEIEKKIEINQTSFICNKLSVLREYFDVTHSYVIQKILFILVPYIYIRKALCESRTYYVYTHLKRKMESSEKNKTFNSAFILNNNNNNNNNFSRPNSSMNNEYASQGGSFFYNDKNKGYMSITNNINNNNNNNSNNNNNNSSSSNNNMVRNNSNDINYVDYSNVGIFKADLYIPLMSSITYILLYTLTITAQKKNSTFNPDNLFNISSYVFILLFLETVIIKFLFLLTCRDINLSFLHILSFISYKFVIMCALIITKIFFYFLYFLYASVFGGAGTFPDMNMKNNLHANKKMLSNNSHNTFKNMNYQSISKFSPFNIILFLNSMTTYRLTQLYFYITVTIQMIQIFKSIHLYIHDNNSNLSDKVNIKRINVLILIFSLSQIFLCWILTPSFT